Proteins from a genomic interval of Rubinisphaera italica:
- a CDS encoding c-type cytochrome domain-containing protein, which translates to MYRGISQIICHLFLLGMPTVVFAQDVAAQSPNYEEHIKPIFKQYCLKCHGDDKQEGDLNLQGYGAMLRGGSSGKVVEAGRSSQSVLFQAITEPDDDLRMPPNSPPIEKAKIELIRKWIDGGLLETSASKSMVKTRDLAFKPDANVSGKPAGEPAMPADLPAVQIPKLSRPFPVLAMDVSPFAPLVAVADQNQVRLLQSETEQELGRLEFPEGEPHVIRFSRNGAVLMVAGGRPVESGRVVLFDVASGKRLAEVGDEIDAVLAADLSPDQRFVALGGSGRVVKVYSTIDGELKYKLTKHTDWITAIAFSPDGQKLATADRAGGIHLWDANSGGILLNLGEHKDAVRALDWRGDSRLLASAGEDGRLIWWDTVDGFPAINKVNAHPPQRPPGTYGTIPNGVLAVRFDSEGRLVTSGRDQTVRVWDVDGNEIKKIKMETGIPLSNVITNQGKAVIIGDSAGNLLFNKL; encoded by the coding sequence ATGTATCGAGGCATCAGTCAAATTATTTGTCATTTATTTCTACTGGGGATGCCGACGGTCGTATTTGCTCAAGATGTAGCAGCCCAGTCCCCGAATTATGAAGAGCATATTAAGCCAATTTTCAAGCAATATTGCCTGAAATGCCATGGAGACGATAAGCAGGAAGGGGATTTGAATCTGCAAGGTTATGGGGCCATGTTGCGGGGAGGGAGTAGCGGGAAAGTTGTAGAGGCGGGACGTTCCAGTCAGAGTGTGCTGTTTCAGGCAATTACAGAGCCAGATGATGATCTTCGTATGCCGCCGAACAGCCCTCCAATTGAAAAGGCAAAGATCGAATTGATACGTAAGTGGATCGATGGGGGATTACTGGAAACTTCTGCAAGTAAGTCGATGGTGAAAACGCGAGATCTGGCTTTCAAACCAGATGCAAATGTGTCTGGAAAACCTGCAGGAGAACCTGCAATGCCAGCCGATTTACCAGCGGTTCAAATTCCGAAATTGTCTCGGCCTTTTCCGGTTCTGGCGATGGATGTCAGTCCTTTTGCACCACTCGTGGCAGTGGCGGATCAGAATCAGGTCCGATTATTACAGAGTGAAACGGAGCAGGAACTGGGACGGTTGGAGTTTCCTGAAGGTGAGCCTCATGTGATTCGTTTCAGTCGCAATGGTGCCGTTCTGATGGTGGCTGGTGGGCGTCCCGTAGAATCTGGTCGTGTTGTGCTGTTTGATGTTGCTTCGGGAAAACGACTGGCGGAAGTAGGAGATGAAATTGATGCGGTGCTGGCAGCCGACTTGAGTCCGGATCAACGGTTTGTCGCTCTGGGGGGATCGGGGCGAGTCGTCAAGGTTTATTCCACAATCGATGGGGAGTTGAAGTATAAACTGACAAAACATACTGACTGGATTACCGCAATTGCTTTCAGTCCTGATGGTCAGAAACTTGCGACGGCTGATCGGGCAGGGGGGATTCACTTGTGGGATGCGAACAGCGGAGGCATTCTGTTAAATCTGGGGGAACATAAAGATGCAGTACGTGCTCTTGATTGGCGGGGTGACAGTCGTCTGCTGGCTTCAGCTGGTGAAGACGGTCGGCTCATCTGGTGGGATACTGTAGATGGTTTTCCAGCGATCAATAAGGTGAATGCTCATCCGCCTCAGCGTCCTCCTGGAACCTACGGAACAATTCCCAATGGGGTGCTGGCTGTAAGATTTGACTCCGAGGGGCGACTTGTCACATCAGGTCGCGATCAAACGGTGAGAGTTTGGGATGTCGACGGGAATGAGATCAAAAAGATTAAGATGGAGACTGGAATTCCCTTAAGTAATGTTATCACGAATCAGGGGAAGGCTGTCATCATCGGCGATTCTGCGGGAAATCTACTATTTAATAAACTGTGA
- a CDS encoding arylsulfatase, with protein MLLTAIAFGLQISIAFTSVSGERKQPNIILILADDLGYSDLGCYGGEISTPHIDSLAAGGVRFTQLYNSARCCPSRASLMTGLYPSQAGIGDFTTKKPNPKRGPGYLGRFNNECATLAEVLKPVGYGCYYVGKWHMHPETGPIKRGFDEFYGYTNDHSHDQYDADYYFRLPDDRKKEIDPPAKDFYATDVFNEYALEFIRQGQASLKPWFLFLGHSSPHFPIQAPAERADKYETTYRRGWDVLREERYARMQELGLVNGDHWQLTPRSIVPVDRDDIANGYPGEQNPAWDELDQDRQYDLARRMAVFAAMVEGVDHGIGQIIDHLKSTNDFENTLILFLSDNGACYEWGPFGFDGKSRLGTTTLRTGDQLREIGGRGTHQSYGSAWANLGNTPFRLYKHFTHEGGISTPMIAHWPAGIEKNSNWVREPAHVMDIMPTLMEVAGATYPETLNDNSITPVEGTSLLPAMRGEHLPERAIGFDHQAAHAYRKGDWKAVYAKRMPHELKWELYNLADDRCEMNDLAEVYPERLQEMVAEWEDWARHVGVIWKPSASTN; from the coding sequence ATGTTATTGACTGCAATTGCATTCGGTCTTCAAATCTCCATTGCATTTACATCTGTTTCTGGAGAACGGAAACAGCCCAATATCATTCTCATCCTGGCAGACGATCTGGGTTATTCAGATCTCGGCTGTTATGGTGGAGAAATCAGCACACCGCATATCGACTCGCTCGCTGCTGGAGGAGTTCGGTTCACTCAGCTTTACAACTCGGCCCGTTGCTGTCCGAGTCGTGCATCATTGATGACTGGCCTGTATCCCTCGCAAGCTGGCATTGGAGATTTCACAACGAAGAAACCAAATCCGAAACGCGGTCCCGGATATCTCGGACGGTTCAACAACGAGTGTGCAACTCTTGCGGAAGTCTTGAAACCAGTCGGCTACGGTTGTTACTACGTTGGTAAGTGGCACATGCACCCAGAAACCGGGCCGATCAAGCGTGGTTTCGACGAATTCTATGGCTATACCAACGACCATTCTCACGATCAGTACGATGCCGACTATTACTTTCGCCTTCCCGATGACCGTAAGAAGGAAATCGATCCCCCTGCCAAAGACTTCTACGCAACCGATGTCTTTAACGAATACGCTCTGGAATTTATCCGCCAGGGCCAGGCCTCTCTCAAGCCCTGGTTTTTGTTCCTGGGACACTCCTCTCCTCACTTCCCGATTCAGGCTCCGGCGGAACGAGCAGATAAGTATGAAACGACTTACAGACGTGGCTGGGATGTCCTTCGCGAAGAACGCTATGCACGAATGCAGGAACTTGGACTCGTTAATGGTGACCACTGGCAATTGACTCCCCGTTCCATCGTTCCCGTCGATCGTGACGATATCGCCAATGGTTATCCCGGCGAACAAAACCCGGCCTGGGATGAACTCGATCAGGATCGTCAATACGATTTAGCACGACGCATGGCCGTCTTTGCCGCTATGGTCGAAGGGGTCGATCATGGTATCGGGCAAATTATCGATCATCTGAAAAGCACAAACGATTTTGAAAATACTTTGATACTCTTTCTGAGCGACAACGGAGCGTGCTACGAATGGGGACCATTCGGCTTTGATGGGAAATCCCGTCTCGGCACAACGACTTTACGAACGGGAGATCAGCTGAGAGAAATTGGTGGTCGAGGAACGCATCAATCCTATGGCAGCGCCTGGGCAAATCTGGGGAATACTCCGTTTCGACTCTACAAACACTTCACACATGAAGGGGGCATCAGCACTCCGATGATTGCCCATTGGCCAGCAGGAATCGAAAAGAATTCCAATTGGGTTCGGGAACCTGCCCATGTGATGGACATTATGCCAACTCTGATGGAAGTTGCCGGAGCGACTTATCCGGAAACATTGAATGACAACTCCATCACACCTGTCGAAGGGACGAGCCTGTTACCGGCAATGCGAGGAGAACATCTTCCAGAACGAGCAATCGGTTTTGACCATCAGGCCGCCCACGCCTATCGCAAAGGCGATTGGAAAGCGGTTTATGCAAAACGGATGCCGCATGAATTGAAGTGGGAACTCTACAATCTGGCCGACGACCGCTGTGAAATGAATGACCTGGCAGAAGTCTATCCTGAACGCCTTCAGGAAATGGTTGCTGAATGGGAAGATTGGGCACGGCATGTCGGCGTCATCTGGAAACCGTCTGCATCAACGAATTAA
- a CDS encoding potassium channel family protein — protein sequence MAQGLTASDPFRKIVTGILLFLTVCVLATIGYVLNGWSLDDATYMTIITIFGVGYGEVQPIESPSLRILTIAVIVAGYGAVIYTVGGFMQMLVDGEINKAIGARRMTRDIEKLNQHTIVCGFGRMGTILAKELAAAGQQFIIIDNNEQRLQLAKDLGYLILQGDASDEHMLSQAKINLASVLATVLSDDATNVFVTITAREMNPQVMIIARGENPRTEKKLLGCGANQVVLPTAIGASRVAHLILRPTAENLLGDITQQRNMNDEIGEIGLQFDELKVTASSPLKGKKLSEIEVRGNFGFLIVGIRSLTGQSTLNPSSDTILNEGDVVVILGHRDDIPQVAKRFSKPVETMKYRGASH from the coding sequence ATGGCTCAAGGGCTGACCGCGTCCGATCCGTTCCGGAAAATTGTGACTGGGATCCTGCTGTTTCTGACAGTTTGCGTGCTCGCAACCATCGGCTATGTTCTCAACGGTTGGTCACTCGACGATGCGACCTATATGACAATCATCACCATATTCGGTGTCGGCTACGGAGAGGTTCAACCGATCGAATCTCCCAGCTTACGAATTCTCACCATCGCTGTTATTGTCGCGGGGTATGGAGCTGTCATATACACGGTGGGCGGTTTTATGCAAATGTTGGTTGACGGGGAAATTAATAAAGCCATTGGAGCCAGACGGATGACCAGAGACATTGAAAAATTGAATCAGCACACCATCGTATGTGGCTTTGGACGCATGGGAACCATCCTCGCCAAAGAACTCGCTGCGGCTGGGCAGCAGTTTATCATCATCGATAATAACGAGCAGCGGCTGCAACTTGCCAAAGATCTTGGCTATCTGATTTTACAGGGAGATGCCTCCGACGAACATATGCTCAGCCAGGCGAAAATCAATCTTGCCTCCGTACTGGCAACCGTCCTCTCCGATGATGCCACCAATGTCTTCGTAACCATCACGGCTCGCGAAATGAATCCTCAAGTCATGATCATCGCCCGAGGGGAAAACCCACGGACGGAAAAGAAACTGCTCGGCTGCGGAGCGAATCAGGTTGTCTTGCCGACAGCCATTGGAGCTTCACGTGTTGCCCATTTGATTCTTCGTCCGACAGCCGAAAACCTGCTCGGAGATATCACCCAGCAGCGAAACATGAACGATGAAATCGGAGAAATCGGGCTGCAATTCGATGAGCTCAAAGTGACTGCTTCTTCGCCATTGAAAGGCAAGAAGCTGAGCGAGATTGAAGTCCGGGGAAACTTTGGCTTTCTGATTGTCGGAATACGTTCACTGACTGGCCAGTCGACTTTAAACCCTTCTTCAGACACCATCCTCAACGAAGGCGACGTCGTTGTCATCCTCGGCCATCGAGATGATATTCCCCAAGTCGCCAAACGATTCTCAAAACCGGTGGAAACAATGAAATACCGGGGGGCGTCGCATTGA